The following proteins come from a genomic window of Gossypium raimondii isolate GPD5lz chromosome 5, ASM2569854v1, whole genome shotgun sequence:
- the LOC128041290 gene encoding uncharacterized protein LOC128041290, translated as MGGIGIDLNITPDVDMVGAGEEECGGDHWDEEVDSDGDPDVDDILDDIDDEDVNNDEGINASSVGEQMRRIVIHNNPEPHISLIDPDATYVAEFLEYPEIVHSHRLAVTSDDDELFIGQRFSCKEECVYAIKRYSMKILVDYKVSVSTPIIYVRECWKAAEGCNWRVRAAFIRSSQMWEIQKFVGLHTCTSTCMTEDHGKLDSKIICTCIMPMVKDMPTIKVSVLITEMQA; from the coding sequence atgggtgggatcggtatcgacctgaatattacacccgatgTTGACATGGTTGGTGCTGGCGAAGAAGAATGTGGTGgcgatcattgggatgaagaggtcgatagtgacggtgatcccgatgtggacgatATACTtgatgatattgacgatgaagatgtcAACAATGATGAAGGCATTAACGCTTCTTCGGTCGGGGAGCAGATGCGgcgtattgtgatacacaataatcctgagCCACACATAtcgctcatagaccccgacGCAACGTATGTAGCTGAGTTTTTGGAGTATCCTGAAATAGTTCATTCTCACAGGCTGGCCGTAACATCTGATGATGATgagttattcataggccagagattcagctgtaaagaagagtgcgtaTATGCCATTAAACGGTACAGCATGAAGATATTGGTGGATTATAAAGTCTCCGTGTCTACTCCGATAATATATGTTAgggagtgttggaaggcagcggaaggctgcaattggcgggtacgagctgcattcattagaagttctcagatgtgggagatacaaaaatttgttggtcttcatacatgcacatcaacatgtatgacagaagatcatggaaaacttgattcgaaaattatttgtacgtgtatcatgccaatggtgaaggacatgccgaccattaaagtttcggtactcATTACGGAAATGCAAGCatga